One window of Lysobacterales bacterium genomic DNA carries:
- the hflK gene encoding FtsH protease activity modulator HflK, whose translation MLAAHDGREPMSTPADRLAELLPFGPRKGRGGSGSGQSPSGGGAKWPSGLIGAAVVAVMLLWLFFSSYYTVQPEGRAVVKRLGAVIAITDPGLHFKLPFGIDTVEFVATERVLKQEFGFRTLATEGERSEYAPEDFPEESLMLSGDLNIIDVEWVVQYRISDPMKYLYGMRDPTRTLRDISESVMRRVVGNRIGSEVLTTARVDIANLAQQEIQEAMSKYDVGIHVVTLQLQDVVPPRAVQPAFNEVNEARQERERMINEATKRLNQEIPKASGEANRLIAEAEGYATERVNQALGETAAFRSILAEYRSAPAVTRARMYIETLHSVLPNIGNVMVVKDGKTAPLPYFELRKPQAAPATETPQ comes from the coding sequence ATGCTCGCGGCCCATGATGGGAGAGAGCCGATGAGCACGCCTGCAGATCGCCTGGCGGAGTTGTTGCCGTTTGGACCACGCAAGGGTCGCGGTGGTAGTGGATCAGGGCAGTCGCCCTCGGGCGGCGGCGCGAAATGGCCGAGTGGCCTGATCGGAGCCGCGGTCGTCGCGGTAATGCTGCTGTGGCTGTTCTTCAGTTCCTACTACACGGTGCAGCCGGAAGGGCGCGCGGTGGTGAAGCGGCTCGGCGCGGTCATCGCGATCACCGATCCCGGCCTGCATTTCAAGCTGCCGTTCGGCATCGACACGGTCGAGTTCGTCGCGACCGAGCGCGTGCTCAAGCAGGAGTTCGGATTCCGCACCCTGGCCACCGAGGGCGAGCGCAGCGAATACGCACCGGAGGATTTCCCGGAAGAGTCGCTGATGCTCTCCGGCGACCTCAACATCATCGACGTCGAATGGGTGGTCCAGTACCGCATCAGCGATCCGATGAAATATCTCTACGGCATGCGTGATCCGACCCGCACCCTGCGCGACATCAGCGAATCGGTGATGCGCCGTGTCGTCGGCAACCGCATCGGCAGCGAGGTGCTGACCACCGCGCGCGTCGACATCGCGAATCTGGCCCAGCAGGAAATCCAGGAAGCGATGTCGAAGTACGACGTCGGCATCCACGTGGTCACCCTGCAGTTGCAGGACGTGGTGCCGCCACGGGCGGTGCAGCCGGCCTTCAACGAGGTCAACGAAGCGCGCCAGGAGCGCGAGCGCATGATCAACGAGGCCACCAAGCGCCTCAACCAGGAAATCCCCAAGGCCAGCGGCGAAGCGAATCGCCTGATCGCCGAGGCGGAAGGTTATGCGACCGAACGCGTGAACCAGGCGCTGGGCGAAACCGCGGCGTTCCGCTCCATCCTTGCCGAATACCGCAGCGCACCCGCGGTGACGCGTGCCCGCATGTACATCGAGACCCTGCATTCGGTGCTGC